The following proteins are encoded in a genomic region of Zea mays cultivar B73 chromosome 9, Zm-B73-REFERENCE-NAM-5.0, whole genome shotgun sequence:
- the LOC103638329 gene encoding sodium/hydrogen exchanger 4 yields the protein MAAAAWWETLVVAAAADGTGGSSTTVVSICMFTTVLCLCLVAGHLLEENKWVNESITALVIGCIIGVIVFLLTKGKHSHILRFDEQLFFIYVLPPIIFNAGFQVKKKQFFHNFMTIMSFGVFGVFISGAIVSAGCYWLFPKVGFGELGAVDYLALGAIFSSTDTVCTLQVINQDETPRLYSLVFGEGVVNDATAVVLFNAIKDLDISRLKGGVVLKVIFDFLYLFATSTVLGISIGLVTAYVLKALYFGRHSTDREVALMALMAYLSYMLAELLELSGILTVFFCGIVMSHYAWHNVTESSRITTKHIFATLSFIAETFIFLYVGMDALDIDKWRTSKESFKTSIGIFGILILLILLGRVAFVFPISILSNIMSGSSERTPITFKHQVVIWWAGLMRGAVSIALAYNQFTFSGVTSDPVHATIITSTIIVVFFTTLVFGFLTRPLISGMLPHQSRALSRGHSTGSNSPKDDFTLPFLSGDEGASGSGIVLEQAKRSLSMMLERPVHTVHIYWRKFDDRFMRPIFGGPRSH from the exons atggcggcggcggcgtggtGGGAGACGCTGGTGGTGGCAGCGGCGGCGGATGGAACCGGTGGGAGCAGCACCACGGTGGTGTCCATCTGCATGTTCACGACGGTGCTGTGCCTGTGCCTCGTCGCGGGCCACCTCCTCGAGGAGAACAAGTGGGTCAATGAGTCCATCACCGCCCTCGTCATC GGGTGCATCATAGGAGTGATCGTATTTCTGCTGACCAAGGGGAAGCACTCACACATCCTGCGGTTCGATGAGCAGCTCTTCTTCATCTACGTGCTTCCACCGATAATCTTCAACGCCGG GTTTCAGGTCAAGAAAAAGCAGTTCTTCCACAACTTCATGACCATCATGTCCTTCGGCGTGTTCGGCGTTTTCATCTCAGGTGCAATAGTTTCGGCAG GCTGCTATTGGCTCTTCCCGAAAGTCGGGTTTGGAGAACTTGGTGCGGTAGATTATTTAG CACTGGGAGCCATATTTTCTTCAACAGACACCGTGTGCACGTTGCAG GTCATAAACCAAGATGAGACACCAAGGCTGTACAGCCTGGTGTTTGGAGAAGGAGTTGTCAACGATGCAACGGCGGTCGTTCTTTTCAATGCCATCAAGGATCTCGATATCAGTCGGCTCAAGGGTGGGGTTGTGCTAAAAGTGATATTTGACTTCCTCTATCTCTTTGCAACCAGCACTGTCCTCGGAATCTCA ATCGGTCTAGTAACTGCATATGTTCTCAAAGCTCTGTATTTTGGTAG GCATTCGACCGATAGAGAGGTTGCCTTGATGGCTCTCATGGCCTATCTATCGTATATGCTGGCAGAG TTGCTAGAGCTGAGTGGAATTTTGACCGTGTTCTTTTGCGGCATTGTCATGTCCCATTATGCATGGCACAACGTGACAGAGAGCTCAAGGATTACAACAAA GCATATATTTGCAACATTATCTTTCATTGCCGAGACATTCATCTTCCTTTACGTCGGTATGGATGCTCTTGACATTGATAAGTGGAGGACATCAAAGGAAAG CTTCAAGACATCCATCGGTATCTTTGGCATCCTCATATTGCTCATACTACTGGGACGAGTGGCATTTGTTTTCCCTATATCCATTTTGTCAAATATCATGAGTGGAAGTTCTGAAAGAACCCCGATCACATTCAAGCACCAG GTTGTTATTTGGTGGGCTGGGCTCATGAGAGGTGCTGTTTCCATTGCACTAGCATACAATCAG TTCACATTTTCAGGTGTAACATCGGATCCAGTTCATGCCACCATCATCACTAGCACAATAATCGTCGTCTTCTTCACCACTCTG GTGTTTGGCTTCTTGACCAGGCCCCTGATCAGTGGCATGCTCCCGCACCAGTCGAGGGCGCTGTCCAGAGGCCATAGCACAGGCAGCAACTCCCCGAAGGATGACTTCACCCTGCCGTTCCTGTCGGGCGATGAAGGCGCGTCAGGCAGCGGTATCGTCTTGGAGCAAGCCAAGAGGAGCTTGTCTATGATGCTGGAGAGGCCCGTCCACACGGTTCACATCTACTGGAGGAAGTTCGATGACAGGTTCATGAGGCCAATCTTTGGTGGACCGCGGTCGCACTGA
- the LOC100274442 gene encoding ADP,ATP carrier protein, mitochondrial isoform X1, with the protein MADRRSNGGSPPSWSFASQSSHYHLAAMRGSYAPQSLWRPSPMPVRGAALSSTPHVVASAPAEKNFAADFLLGGVSSAVSKTVAAPIERVKMLLQNQDELIRTGRLSEPYRGIGDCFGRTVRDEGFLSLWRGNNTNVIRYFPTQALNFAFKDYFKGLFNFNKDRDGYWRWFAGNIASGSAAGATSLLFVYSLDYARTRLTSDYRAAAKGGERQFTGLVDVYRKTLRSDGVVGLYRGFNVSVAGIVVYRGLYFGMYDSLKPVLLTEKLQDNFFASLALGWMITNGASLASYPLDTIRRRMMMTSGEAVKYKSSMDAFAQIVRNEGPKSLFKGAGANVLRAIAGAGALAGYDQLQLIFFGKKYGSGGA; encoded by the coding sequence ATGGCGGACCGGCGGAGCAATGGTGGTTCGCCCCCTAGCTGGAGCTTCGCGTCTCAAAGCAGCCACTACCACTTGGCGGCGATGAGAGGAAGCTACGCGCCACAGAGCCTCTGGCGCCCGTCGCCGATGCCGGTCCGTGGTGCCGCCCTGTCCTCGACGCCGCACGTTGTGGCCTCGGCGCCCGCCGAGAAGAACTTCGCCGCCGACTTCCTGCTGGGCGGGGTGTCGTCGGCGGTGTCCAAGACCGTGGCGGCGCCTATCGAGCGCGTCAAGATGCTGCTGCAGAACCAGGACGAGCTGATCCGGACCGGCAGGCTGTCCGAgccgtacaggggcatcggcgacTGCTTCGGCCGCACCGTCAGGGACGAGGGCTTCCTGTCGCTGTGGCGCGGGAACAACACCAACGTCATCCGCTACTTCCCCACGCAGGCCCTCAACTTCGCGTTCAAGGACTACTTCAAGGGCCTCTTCAACTTCAACAAGGACAGGGACGGCTACTGGAGGTGGTTCGCGGGGAACATCGCCTCCGGCAGCGCCGCCGGGGCCACGTCGCTGCTCTTCGTCTACTCCCTCGACTACGCCAGGACGCGCCTCACCAGCGACTACAGGGCGGCGGCTAAGGGCGGCGAGAGGCAGTTCACTGGCCTCGTCGACGTGTACCGGAAGACGCTCCGGTCCGACGGCGTCGTGGGGCTCTACCGCGGGTTCAACGTCTCCGTGGCCGGGATCGTCGTGTACCGCGGCCTCTACTTCGGCATGTACGACTCCTTGAAGCCGGTGCTGCTGACGGAGAAGTTGCAGGACAACTTCTTCGCGAGCCTGGCGCTCGGCTGGATGATCACCAATGGCGCCAGTCTGGCCTCTTACCCGCTGGACACTATCCGGAGAAGGATGATGATGACCTCGGGGGAGGCCGTCAAGTACAAGAGCTCCATGGACGCCTTCGCCCAGATCGTCAGGAACGAGGGCCCCAAGTCGCTCTTCAAAGGCGCCGGCGCCAACGTCCTACGCGCCATCGCCGGCGCTGGCGCGCTTGCCGGCTACGACCAGCTGCAGCTCATCTTCTTCGGCAAGAAGTACGGCTCAGGGGGCGCGTGA